In Corylus avellana chromosome ca2, CavTom2PMs-1.0, the following proteins share a genomic window:
- the LOC132171493 gene encoding pentatricopeptide repeat-containing protein At4g16470, with translation MLTISRMRSLLTPTFSSFSSHLPEATPLALFSFASKSLSCSPTTFRNPCFVPLKSAIFSSKSSFLSIQNRGVHTEVAPPSSAGEIHVIVGPMFAGKTTALLRRIQSESSNGSFQVEPYKGHRQLDKTLKGLCISGRLREAVGLLCTTGLRVEPGTYALLLQESIFRKEYQKGRRIHAQMVVVGYDPSEYLKTKLLILYVKLGDLGMAHVLFNELLETSLVSWNAMIAGYVQRGLEEVGLNLYYKMRQTGFVPDQFTFASVFRACATLATIEHGKQAHGVMIKCQIRENVVVNSALMDMYFKCSSLSDGHQVFDKSLNRNVITWTALISGYGQHGKVVEVLESFHRMKHEGYKPNYVTFLAVLSACSHGGLVDEGWAYFSSMSRDYGIQPRGQHYAAMIDLLGRAGRLQEAYEFVLNAPCKEHSVIWGALLGACLWDNVAEVRAVMRESGVIKENVAIVKSNKDTRYGLDSIVTHDGVKLPCWALPNLSSFRQKFGLDAYDQLDVIGIDEAQFFEDLYDFCREAADHDGKTVIVAGLDGDYLRRSFGSVLDIIPLADSVTKLTARCELCHNRAFFTLRKTEEIQTELIGGADVYMPVCRQHYVSGQVVMEAARSVLESQKVQCVSNA, from the exons ATGCTAACTATTTCAAGAATGAGGTCTCTCTTAACCCCAACGTTCTCATCCTTCTCTTCTCACCTCCCCGAAGCTACTCCTCTGGCGCTGTTTTCGTTTGCCTCCAAATCGTTGTCATGCAGCCCCACGACTTTCCGAAACCCCTGTTTCGTCCCTCTAAAATCTGCAATCTTTTCATCCAAATCctcatttctttcaatccaaaACCGTGGAGTGCATACGGAGGTGGCTCCACCGTCGTCGGCCGGAGAGATTCACGTGATCGTCGGCCCCATGTTCGCCGGCAAAACCACCGCGCTTCTGCGCAGGATTCAGTCTGAGAGCAGCAATGGCAG CTTTCAGGTTGAGCCTTACAAAGGTCACCGCCAATTGGATAAAACATTAAAGGGTCTTTGTATATCGGGAAGATTGAGGGAAGCTGTTGGGCTGTTGTGCACTACAGGACTGCGAGTGGAGCCAGGGACCTATGCTCTTCTGTTGCAGGAAAGCATATTCAGGAAAGAGTATCAGAAGGGGAGAAGAATCCATGCACAAATGGTTGTTGTCGGGTATGATCCCAGTGAATATTTGAAAACTAAATTGTTGATATTGTATGTGAAATTAGGGGATTTAGGAATGGCTCACGTTCTGTTTAATGAATTGCTCGAGACGAGCTTGGTTTCGTGGAATGCAATGATTGCAGGGTATGTGCAAAGGGGGCTTGAAGAAGTGGGGTTAAATCTTTATTACAAGATGAGACAGACTGGTTTTGTACCAGACCAGTTTACCTTTGCATCAGTCTTTAGAGCCTGTGCCACTCTAGCAACAATTGAGCATGGGAAGCAGGCCCATGGTGTCATGATAAAGTGCCAAATCAGGGAAAATGTAGTTGTCAATAGTGCTCTCATGGACATGTACTTTAAATGCAGCAGTTTATCTGATGGGCATCAGGTATTTGACAAGTCTTTAAATAGGAATGTTATTACGTGGACTGCTTTAATATCTGGGTATGGTCAGCATGGAAAAGTTGTAGAGGTTTTGGAATCCTTTCATAGGATGAAACATGAAGGTTACAAACCAAATTATGTTACTTTTCTTGCAGTTCTCTCAGCTTGTAGCCATGGAGGTTTGGTTGATGAGGGTTGGGCATATTTTTCATCTATGTCCAGAGATTATGGTATTCAGCCAAGAGGGCAACATTATGCAGCTATGATTGATCTTTTAGGGCGTGCTGGCCGGTTACAAGAGGCGTATGAGTTTGTTCTGAATGCACCTTGTAAGGAGCACTCAGTGATATGGGGTGCTTTGCTTGGGGCTTGT TTGTGGGACAACGTTGCCGAGGTTAGGGCTGTGATGAGGGAATCGGGGGTCATAAAAGA AAATGTGGCAATAGTAAAATCAAATAAGGATACAAGATATGGATTGGATTCGATTGTGACACATGATGGGGTGAAACTACCATGTTGGGCCTTGCCAAATTTGTCATCATTCAGACAAAAATTTGGCCTTGATGCATATGATCAG TTAGATGTGATTGGTATTGATGAAGCTCAATTCTTTGAGGACCTTTATGATTTCTGTCGTGAAGCTGCTGATCATGATGGCAAAACAGTAATAGTTGCTGGACTAGATGGTGACTATTTGAG GAGGAGCTTTGGTTCTGTGCTAGACATAATTCCCCTTGCTGATTCTGTGACCAAATTAACTGCTCGCTGCGAACTTTGTCATAATCGTGCTTTCTTCACCTTAAGGAAAACAGAGGAGATACAAACAGAACTGATCGGCGGGGCTGATGTATACATGCCGGTTTGTCGGCAGCACTATGTTAGTGGACAAGTAGTCATGGAAGCTGCAAGGAGCGTGCTGGAATCTCAGAAAGTTCAGTGTGTCTCAAATGCATAA
- the LOC132171492 gene encoding pentatricopeptide repeat-containing protein At5g64320, mitochondrial, with product MLKRSKFSTHVSKKLESLLKGHYFAISSSGARRDFSDTVLNDNDGSESETEWERLIKPFDLKELRKSLIQISSYQLCKLLKLPLDVPTSMEIFEWAGAQKGYCHSFDVYNALIDKLGAAGEFKVIDRLLMQMKEERIVFRESIFLLIMKYYGRAGLPGQATRLLLDMRNVYSCEPTFRSYNVVLEILVAGNCPKFAPNVFYDMLSKGVSPTVHTFGVVMKALCMVNEVDSACSLLRDMMKHGCVPNSVVYQTLIHALSKNNRANEALKLLDEMFLMGCTPDVETFNDVIIGFVKLNRIHEAAKLVDRMLLRGFSPDNITYGFLMHGLCRMGKVDEARALLIKVPAPNVVLFNTLINGYVTSGQFDEARAVIYNFMLQSGCVPDVFTFNILVRGLCKKGCLTSACDLVNEMVARGCEPNVVTYTTLIDGFCKQNQLEEAGDVLNEMSAKGLSLNTVGYNCLICALCKNEKVDEALDMIGEMSQKGCQPDVFTFNSVIFGLCKVNKMEEALGVYRDMFLEGVIANTVTYNTLIHAFLRRDAIQEALKLVNEMLFRGCPLDAITYNGLISAFCKVGAVEKGLGLFEEMMSKGLNINNISCNILINGLCKVGKVHNALDFLRDMIHRGLTPDIVTYNSLINGLCKMGHLREALNLFDRLQIEGVHPDAITYNTLISWHCKEGMFDNACLLLHKGVDNGFIPNNTTWYLLVTNFVKASAKESQIFSSMQF from the coding sequence ATGTTGAAAAGATCAAAGTTTTCAACCCATGTGAGCAAAAAGCTAGAGTCTTTGTTAAAAGGTCACTATTTTGCAATTTCCTCAAGTGGGGCTAGAAGAGATTTTAGTGATACAGTCTTGAATGATAACGATGGGTCAGAGTCCGAGACTGAATGGGAAAGGTTAATTAAACCTTTCGACCTCAAAGAGCTTAGGAAGTCGCTTATTCAAATTAGCTCCTATCAGCTATGTAAATTGCTTAAGCTCCCACTTGACGTGCCCACGTCAATGGAGATATTCGAATGGGCGGGTGCCCAGAAGGGCTATTGCCATTCTTTTGATGTGTATAATGCATTGATAGATAAGCTTGGGGCGGCTGGGGAGTTTAAGGTCATAGATAGGTTGTTGATGCAGATGAAAGAAGAAAGGATTGTTTTCAGAGAGTCCATTTTCCTCCTGATTATGAAATATTATGGAAGAGCTGGTTTGCCAGGGCAAGCAACTAGGTTGCTTCTGGATATGAGGAATGTTTATTCTTGTGAACCAACTTTTAGATCTTATAATGTTGTATTGGAGATATTGGTGGCTGGGAATTGTCCTAAATTTGCACCTAATGTTTTCTATGACATGTTGAGTAAGGGTGTTTCTCCCACTGTCCACACATTTGGGGTTGTGATGAAAGCACTTTGTATGGTTAATGAGGTGGATTCTGCCTGCTCTCTTCTTAGAGACATGATGAAGCATGGGTGTGTGCCCAATTCGGTGGTCTATCAGACTCTGATACATGCACTCTCTAAGAATAATAGAGCGAATGAAGCATTGAAACTTTTGGACGAAATGTTTCTTATGGGTTGTACACCTGATGTTGAGACCTTCAATGATGTTATCATTGGCTTTGTTAAGCTCAATCGGATTCATGAGGCAGCAAAGTTGGTCGATCGGATGCTTCTTCGGGGTTTCTCTCCTGATAATATAACTTATGGATTTTTAATGCATGGGTTGTGTAGAATGGGGAAAGTTGATGAAGCAAGGGCATTGCTGATCAAAGTGCCTGCTCCAAATGTTGTGCTTTTCAATACCTTAATTAATGGGTATGTGACCAGCGGACAGTTTGATGAAGCCAGGGCCGTTATTTATAATTTCATGCTACAATCCGGCTGTGTCCCTGATGTTTTTACGTTTAACATACTGGTTCGTGGCCTTTGCAAGAAGGGTTGTTTGACTTCAGCTTGTGACTTGGTTAATGAGATGGTGGCTAGGGGTTGTGAGCCTAATGTGGTAACGTACACAACATTGATAGATGGATTCTGCAAACAAAACCAACTAGAGGAAGCTGGTGATGTTTTAAATGAGATGTCAGCTAAGGGGCTTAGCCTGAATACTGTGGGATACAATTGCCTCATATGTGCTTTGTGCAAGAATGAAAAAGTTGATGAAGCTTTGGATATGATAGGTGAAATGTCTCAGAAAGGATGTCAGCCTGATGTATTTACATTTAATTCAGTAATATTTGGACTGTGCAAGGTCAATAAGATGGAAGAGGCCTTGGGAGTCTATCGTGATATGTTTCTGGAGGGTGTAATTGCCAACACTGTAACTTACAACACTTTGATTCATGCTTTCCTGAGGAGAGATGCGATCCAAGAAGCACTTAAGCTTGTAAATGAAATGTTATTTAGAGGATGCCCCCTTGACGCAATCACCTATAATGGCCTTATAAGCGCGTTCTGTAAAGTTGGGGCAGTTGAGAAAGGATTGGGATTGTTTGAAGAAATGATGAGCAAGGGACTGAATATCAATAATATCTCGTGCAATATTTTGATCAATGGTCTTTGTAAAGTTGGAAAAGTACATAATGCACTCGATTTTCTAAGGGATATGATTCATCGGGGTTTGACACCAGACATAGTCACTTATAACAGCCTGATAAATGGTTTATGCAAGATGGGCCATCTTCGGGAGGCTTTAAATCTCTTTGACAGATTACAAATTGAAGGAGTCCATCCTGATGCTATTACTTATAACACTTTAATCAGTTGGCACTGCAAAGAGGGTATGTTTGATAATGCCTGTTTACTTCTACATAAGGGTGTGGACAATGGCTTCATACCTAACAACACGACTTGGTATTTATTGGTCACCAATTTTGTTAAAGCAAGTGCCAAGGAGAGTCAGATCTTTTCCTCAATGCAGTTTTAG
- the LOC132171494 gene encoding probable serine/threonine-protein kinase WNK11, whose protein sequence is MCQFLDNRSNMLYLNSDLSDKDVEPFVEVSPTGRYGMYGDMLGAGAVKRVYRAFDQEEGREVAWNQVSLKRFLDDEAMMDRLYSEVGLLRNLENENIITSFGSWTDHEHKTLNFITEVCTSGTLREYRRKHQHVSIKAMKNWLRQILRGLEYLHSHEPCIIHRDLNCSNVFINGNLGKVKIGDFGLAEKVGKNHVAHSIVGTPEFMAPELYDENYTETVDIYAFGMCVLELVTLEIPYSECGCVAKIYKKVSSGAKPRALNKVKDLEVKGFIEKCIAPPSERSSASQLLKDPFFDGLDDEDKYDTGLDCFLLSEICRQTC, encoded by the coding sequence ATGTGTCAATTTCTTGACAATCGATCAAACATGCTGTATCTGAATTCAGACCTGTCTGATAAGGATGTTGAGCCGTTCGTCGAGGTTTCTCCGACGGGACGGTACGGTATGTACGGTGACATGCTTGGCGCCGGAGCGGTGAAGAGGGTGTATCGAGCTTTTGATCAAGAAGAGGGTAGAGAGGTTGCTTGGAATCAGGTTTCCTTGAAAAGATTTCTGGATGACGAGGCAATGATGGATAGATTGTACTCGGAGGTTGGGTTGTTGAGAAATTTGGAGAACGAAAACATCATCACCTCGTTCGGATCGTGGACGGATCATGAGCACAAGACGTTGAACTTCATCACTGAAGTTTGCACCTCCGGGACTCTGAGGGAGTATAGGAGGAAGCACCAGCACGTGTCAATCAAGGCCATGAAGAATTGGCTGAGACAGATATTGAGGGGTTTAGAGTACCTTCATTCGCATGAGCCTTGCATAATTCATAGGGATCTTAACTGTAGTAACGTGTTTATCAATGGCAATCTTGGCAAGGTTAAGATCGGAGATTTTGGGTTGGCGGAAAAGGTGGGGAAGAACCACGTGGCACATTCGATTGTGGGGACGCCGGAGTTCATGGCGCCGGAGCTGTACGACGAGAACTACACGGAGACGGTGGATATTTATGCGTTTGGGATGTGTGTGCTTGAGCTGGTGACACTGGAAATACCATACAGTGAATGTGGTTGTGTGGCCAAGATATACAAGAAGGTGTCCTCTGGGGCGAAGCCCCGGGCACTGAACAAGGTGAAAGATTTGGAGGTGAAAGGATTCATTGAGAAGTGCATTGCGCCGCCGTCTGAGAGATCGTCTGCCTCTCAACTTCTCAAGGATCCCTTCTTTGATGGACTTGATGATGAAGACAAATATGATACTGGTTTAGATTGTTTTTTGCTTTCAGAAATATGTAGGCAAACTTGCTAG
- the LOC132170178 gene encoding putative pumilio homolog 8, chloroplastic, protein MVVFVGNHMGDWRHGDNRRRMLGNLIRPNSGFGEASTSIWANQNNPIGFNAARGGRVNGMSAENLNLNCCGVGGENYCGGCYQNSRSPGVLWIPDGINNYQDYLNWLQNTLSSRDQVTINMVVEGVIDTILLLMTDRHGHQFFNKLMESVNEYQLQLIVAKITSQPELLIHVSLTTYGSKSVKKLLKKLGKMPLTSEVISALSSGFYNLMIDLTGSSVILRCLDLADTWQNEHVLGLHDPVCTESICFLLRGSYVLLSSQKGGSHVVEKCLNSPWMDYAILDFLKWNRLSQLARDRYGNYVIQTALKATKRANSPLYERLLHILQGHFDALQSGYGRNVINLILKGVPLD, encoded by the exons ATGGTTGTTTTTGTAGGAAATCATATGGGAGATTGGCGTCACGGTGACAATCGACGACGGATGCTTGGAAACCTGATAAGACCAAATTCTGGTTTTGGTGAAGCATCCACATCTATTTGGGCCAACCAAAATAACCCAATCGGATTTAATGCAGCCAGAGGAGGGAGAGTTAACGGAATGAGTGCTGAAAATCTGAACTTGAACTGTTGTGGTGTTGGTGGTGAAAATTATTGTGGTGGCTGCTACCAAAATTCCAGGTCTCCTGGTGTTTTGTGGATTCCTGATGGCATAAATAATTATCAAGATTACTTGAACTGGTTACAGAATACGTTGAGTTCAAGGGACCAAGTGACTATAAATATGGTAGTTGAAGGAGTTATTGATACGATATTATTGCTGATGACTGATAGACATGGCCATCAATTCTTCAATAAGCTAATGGAGTCAGTCAACGAGTATCAGTTGCAGCTGATTGTAGCCAAGATAACCTCGCAACCTGAATTGCTTATCCATGTGTCACTTACTACCTATGG CTCAAAATCTGTTAAGAAGCTCCTCAAAAAGCTTGGAAAAATGCCCTTGACTTCTGAGGTGATATCAGCTCTATCTAGTGGATTCTATAATTTGATGATAGATCTAACAGGATCTTCAGTTATATTAAGGTGTTTGGATTTGGCTGATACTTGGCAAAATGAG CATGTCTTAGGACTCCATGATCCTGTCTGTACTGAGAGTATATGCTTTCTTTTGAGGGGCAGCTATGTACTTCTATCTTCACAGAAAGGTGGTAGCCATGTGGTAGAGAAATGCTTAAACTCTCCTTGGATGGATTACGCGATTCTGGATTTTTTAAAGTGGAACAGACTCTCGCAACTTGCTCGTGATCGATATGGGAACTATGTAATCCAAACAGCATTGAAAGCCACAAAG CGTGCAAATAGTCCACTTTATGAAAGGCTTCTACACATATTGCAAGGGCATTTTGATGCTCTCCAATCTGGATATGGAAGGAATGTCATCAATTTGATTCTCAAGGGGGTTCCACTTGACTGA
- the LOC132171496 gene encoding pentatricopeptide repeat-containing protein At5g64320, mitochondrial-like, with translation MLLRGFSPDNITYGFLMHGLCRMGKVDEARALLIKVPAPNVVLFNTLINGYVTSGQFDEARAVIYNFMLQSGCVPDVFTFNILVRGLCKKGCLTSACDLVNEMVARGCEPNVVTYTTLIDGFCKQNQLEEAGDVLNEMSAKGLSLNTVGYNCLICALCKNEKVDEALDMIGEMSQKGCQPDVFTFNSVIFGLCKVNKMEEALGVYRDMFLEGVIANTVTYNTLIHAFLRRDAIQEALKLVNEMLFRGCPLDAITYNGLISGFCKVGAVEKGLGLFEEMMSKGLNINNISCNILINGLCKVGKVHNALDFLRDMIHRGLTPDIVTYNSLINGLCKMGHLREALNLFDRLQIEGVHPDAITYNTLISWHCKEGMFDNACLLLHKGVDNGFIPNNTTWYLLVTNFVKASAKESQIFSSMQF, from the coding sequence ATGCTGCTTCGGGGTTTCTCTCCTGATAATATAACTTATGGATTTTTAATGCATGGGTTGTGTAGAATGGGGAAAGTTGATGAAGCAAGGGCATTGCTGATCAAAGTGCCTGCTCCAAATGTTGTGCTTTTCAATACCTTAATTAATGGGTATGTGACCAGCGGACAGTTTGATGAAGCCAGGGCCGTTATTTATAATTTCATGCTACAATCCGGCTGTGTCCCTGATGTTTTTACGTTTAACATACTGGTTCGTGGCCTTTGCAAGAAGGGTTGTTTGACTTCAGCTTGTGACTTGGTTAATGAGATGGTGGCTAGGGGTTGTGAGCCTAATGTGGTAACGTACACAACATTGATAGATGGATTCTGCAAACAAAACCAACTAGAGGAAGCTGGTGATGTTTTAAATGAGATGTCAGCTAAGGGGCTTAGCCTGAATACTGTGGGATACAATTGCCTCATATGTGCTTTGTGCAAGAATGAAAAAGTTGATGAAGCTTTGGATATGATAGGTGAAATGTCTCAGAAAGGATGTCAGCCCGATGTATTTACATTTAATTCAGTAATATTTGGACTGTGCAAGGTCAATAAGATGGAAGAGGCCTTGGGAGTCTATCGTGATATGTTTCTGGAGGGTGTAATTGCCAACACTGTAACTTACAACACTTTGATTCATGCTTTCCTGAGGAGAGATGCGATCCAAGAAGCACTTAAGCTTGTAAATGAAATGTTATTTAGAGGATGCCCCCTTGACGCAATCACCTATAATGGCCTTATAAGCGGGTTCTGTAAAGTTGGGGCAGTTGAGAAAGGATTGGGATTGTTTGAAGAAATGATGAGCAAGGGACTGAATATCAATAATATCTCGTGCAATATTTTGATCAATGGTCTTTGTAAAGTTGGAAAAGTACATAATGCACTCGATTTTCTAAGGGATATGATTCATCGGGGTTTGACACCAGACATAGTCACTTATAACAGCCTGATAAATGGTTTATGCAAGATGGGCCATCTTCGGGAGGCTTTAAATCTCTTTGACAGATTACAAATTGAAGGAGTCCATCCTGATGCTATTACTTATAACACTTTAATCAGTTGGCACTGCAAAGAGGGTATGTTTGATAATGCCTGTTTACTTCTACATAAGGGTGTGGACAATGGCTTCATACCTAACAACACGACTTGGTATTTATTGGTCACCAATTTTGTTAAAGCAAGTGCCAAGGAGAGTCAGATCTTTTCCTCAATGCAGTTTTAG
- the LOC132171495 gene encoding probable serine/threonine-protein kinase WNK11, with the protein MLYLNSDLSDKDAEPFVEVSPTGRYGMYGDMLGAGAMKRVYRAFDQEEGREVAWNQVSLKRFLDDEAMMDRLYSEVGLLRNLENENIITSFGSWTDHEHKTLNFITEVCTSGTLREYRRKHRHVSIKAMKNWLRQILRGLEYLHSHEPCIIHRDLNCSNVFINGNLGKVKIGDFGLAEKVGKNHVAHSIVGTPEFMAPELYDENYTETVDIYAFGMCVLELVTLEIPYSECGCVAKIYKKVSSGAKPRALNKVKDLEVKGFIEKCIAPPSERSSASQLLKDPFFDGLDDEDKYDTGLDCFLLSEICRQTC; encoded by the coding sequence ATGCTGTATCTGAATTCAGACCTGTCTGATAAGGATGCTGAGCCGTTCGTCGAGGTTTCTCCGACGGGACGGTACGGTATGTACGGTGACATGCTTGGCGCCGGAGCGATGAAGAGGGTGTATCGAGCTTTTGATCAAGAAGAGGGTAGAGAGGTTGCTTGGAATCAGGTTTCCTTGAAAAGATTTCTGGATGACGAGGCAATGATGGATAGATTGTACTCGGAGGTTGGGTTGTTGAGAAATTTGGAGAACGAAAACATCATCACCTCGTTCGGATCGTGGACGGATCATGAGCACAAGACGTTGAACTTCATCACTGAAGTTTGCACCTCCGGGACTCTGAGGGAGTATAGGAGGAAGCACCGGCACGTGTCAATCAAGGCCATGAAGAATTGGCTGAGACAGATATTGAGGGGTTTAGAGTACCTTCATTCGCATGAGCCTTGCATAATTCATAGGGATCTTAACTGTAGTAACGTGTTTATCAATGGCAATCTTGGCAAGGTTAAGATCGGAGATTTTGGGTTGGCGGAAAAGGTGGGGAAGAACCACGTGGCACATTCGATTGTGGGGACGCCGGAGTTCATGGCGCCGGAGCTGTACGACGAGAACTACACGGAGACGGTGGATATTTATGCGTTTGGGATGTGTGTGCTTGAGCTGGTGACACTGGAAATACCATACAGTGAATGTGGTTGTGTGGCCAAGATATACAAGAAGGTGTCCTCTGGGGCGAAGCCCCGGGCACTGAACAAGGTGAAAGATTTGGAGGTGAAAGGATTCATTGAGAAGTGCATTGCGCCGCCGTCTGAGAGATCGTCTGCCTCTCAACTTCTCAAGGATCCCTTCTTTGATGGACTTGATGATGAAGACAAATATGATACTGGTTTAGATTGTTTTTTGCTTTCAGAAATATGTAGGCAAACTTGCTAG